ACTCACCACTAAAACTGCGGAAAGGTTCAGGGAAGGGTCCTGGGAACCCCCGGCCCAGAGCTCCCAGAAAATCCACAAGCAAGGGCCCTAAGTGTCTGACTCGCAAAGCATCAGGGGCCACACCCCAACAAGGCACCAAGTCCTGTGGCAAGACCTACAGAGCCACTGGGTCCCTCAGTGGTCTGCGAGTGAAAGGGGGCTCTGCCTTGGGCACCAAAACAGACCAGGGCAAGTTAGTTCGAACACTGGCCAAAGCCGCCCGGTCCCGAGCCAAGGCTGCTCGAACACGGGCCAAGGTGGCCAAGGCCCGGGCCAAAGCTAAGGCAGCCCAGATTAAGGCCAGGGCCGTGGCAGCACACGCCAGAGCCAGAGCTAAAGCCAAGGCTATTCCAATCCAGCCCAGGGGCAGAGGCAGGCCAAAGGGGTCTGTTAAGGCCAGGACTGCAAGAAAGAGCCAGAAAGTCCACCGTGAAACTGCAGGACAGAAGAGGAAAAGGGCAGAGGAGGCCAAAGACCTTCCCCCCAAGAAGAGAACACGGCGACTTGGGCCACGATCTCCTAAGGcgtggctggggccaggagcagcCAAGCTGCTCAATCTGCGTGCCATCAAGGTGGACAGGATGTCCTCGGACGAGGAGGTGCGGCAGTGGGCACAGCGGGTCCTCCGGGTGAACCTGTCTCCTGTCAtccggctccagccattgctgccacacTCGGCGCCCTGATTCCTTCACACAACCAGGTCCCAGCAAAGAGCCCAGCCTGTCAGCATGGCCAGTGGCACAGTGTGAACTCCACAACCTGGAGAACTCTGGGTACTCTCTCCAGGGCCTCTGGAGCCACTAGCCTCCTTTCAAAAACTGGAGgaagaggggtggggtggggtgggcggaAGGGGTGTTCTCATGGCGCAATGCACTGTGACTTGTTCTCCAAGTTTTATGTCTGCTGTTCCATCGATCACGTTTTATACCTTTCCACTTTCTAGTCTGCTCGCCCACATTCCACTTAATGTGTGTCTGGTTTTTTAGGGAAAATAGCCTCAGGGACATAGCCTGGAGCAAGTGATCTCTGCCAGTGAAGGAGGGTATTCCCAGAGCCCTTTGGAGAAATGAGAGGAAATTGCTACAGGCTTTAGTGTGAGAGGATCATGCCCTGGGGACAGGATGGCAGCTGAGGAGCTGTGACCTCGGATAACCCTTCTTTGAATGGGGAGATaggaggtttgtttgttttaagatttattttttgttgcaaagtcagatatacagagtggaggatcctccatccaatgattctctccccaagcaaCGGCAATGGAccgtgctgcactgatctgaagccaggagccaggaacctcctccaggtctcccacatgagtgcagggtcccaaggctttgggctgtactccactgctttcccaggccacaagcagggaactgggtgggaagcagggctgcttggattagaaccagcacccatatgggatcctggcacattcaaggtgagcaactttagctgccaggccactgcgctgggccggGCTATGAGGTTTATAAGCTAGAGAGGAGAGCCTTTTGCCCCTGAGGGGCCAAATGGACCATCTGGCCATGTCTCCCCCAACCAGCTCTGGCTAGAACTTTGGGGTTTTGTTTGGGTTTGTTTAGGGTAAGGTCAGGCTCTAAAGGAGTTAAATTCCCTCGCTCCCTCAGCTCCACTGGCAGAGAGCTGCTAGCTCTAGCCTCAATTGGTAGCAAGGGATGTGGGCGAGACATCGAATAGGAACCACAAAGCCACCTCACTGTAGCAGGAATTTACTCCCTGGTTAGGGCACCTGGTAATAGAACTAGCAGGGATTCCCCTACTCCCTGATCAGTAATGCTTTGTCCCTGGATCTGTGTGCTTTGTCCACCTGAAGAACCAATCCCATGACCTGTAAAtttcagacatttaaaaaattattctgaaagatTTAACACAGAAGGGGAGGCAaccagagatctcccatctgctggtttgctccccaaatgccagcaatagccagagctgagcatatcaagagcttcttccaggcccccctggatggatgcaggggcctaaggactctTCTAAGCCATAAATGGAGctgatgagaagtagagcagggcCCTACATAAtgggctagtcctccacctccaagctgctgcattccatgtggataccagtttgtgtgccagctgtttcatttcccatccagctccctgcttgttgcctgggaaagcagtcgaggagagccCAAAGTCTTGACAGCattcacccatttgggagacccggaagaagctcctgcttcaggtctgctcagctctggccattgcaaccatttgggaagggaaccagtggaaCGAAGATTTGCTGTCTGTCTATATAAATCTGCGGTTccgataaaataagtaaatctttaaaaattagagtagccaagactcaaaccagtgtccatatgggatattggtgtgtGCAGTTAGAGTGTTAGGCTATCTGCCGTAGCGCTAGCCTCAATTTCAGATACTGTTAACCCTTTGTTTTAAAGAGGGGCCTGGGTCCTGTG
This Ochotona princeps isolate mOchPri1 chromosome 21, mOchPri1.hap1, whole genome shotgun sequence DNA region includes the following protein-coding sequences:
- the CCDC71 gene encoding coiled-coil domain-containing protein 71; the encoded protein is MSVVVQHVEEKAVHSWSRISTAGKKALEEALLVFNPMSRDLSATEAQLVAFLQGLRDDGFQPTILRSGDVYGYSSCTASPPSQTKLQARAPNPATTAPPASTPQTALRLPAGRATLLPMSLSGRLAKASAPALTKHATTNLLLSSLKQSSASRARGATVGFPAHLYPGVYPAMRLSVVLEALVPLKTPMPCLGTKHKAQSLQLPLADSPLKLRKGSGKGPGNPRPRAPRKSTSKGPKCLTRKASGATPQQGTKSCGKTYRATGSLSGLRVKGGSALGTKTDQGKLVRTLAKAARSRAKAARTRAKVAKARAKAKAAQIKARAVAAHARARAKAKAIPIQPRGRGRPKGSVKARTARKSQKVHRETAGQKRKRAEEAKDLPPKKRTRRLGPRSPKAWLGPGAAKLLNLRAIKVDRMSSDEEVRQWAQRVLRVNLSPVIRLQPLLPHSAP